A region of Anguilla rostrata isolate EN2019 chromosome 10, ASM1855537v3, whole genome shotgun sequence DNA encodes the following proteins:
- the me2 gene encoding NAD-dependent malic enzyme, mitochondrial, whose protein sequence is MLSRLRAAARPCVGVCRWAHTKEKGKPLMLNPRTNKGMAFSLKERQILGLHGLLPPKIETQDIQALRFQRNLDKMTDPLEKYVYLMGIQERNERLFYRVLMEDIEKLMPIVYTPTVGLACTQYGHIFRRPKGLFISILDRGHVRSILDNWPESNVKAVVVTDGERILGLGDLGVYGMGIPVGKLCLYTACAGIRPESCLPVCIDVGTDNETLLKDPFYMGLYQKRDRSQLYDDLIDEFMEAVVQKYGQSTLIQFEDFGNHNAFRFLRKYREKYCTFNDDIQGTASVALAGLLAAQRAIGKPITEHRVLFLGAGEAALGIANLIVMAMMEGGTSQADARKKIWMFDKYGLLVQGREQATDSNQEAFVHPGPGDVQSFLDAVNVIKPTAIIGVSGAGRLFTKEVLTAMGSLNERPIIFALSNPTTKAECSAEDAYTFTQGRCLFASGSPFGPVTLSDGRTLTPGQGNNAYIFPGVALAVILSGVRHISDTVFLEAAKVAQYLYTKGMAFHYPEPLDKDSYVRSTVWNTHYDSFLPDVFDWPTQAQTPPNIE, encoded by the exons ATGCTGTCCAGACTGCGCGCGGCGGCGCGGCCGTGCGTCGGCGTGTGCCGCTGGGCGCACACCAAGGAGAAGGGCAAGCCGCTGATGCTCAACCCGCGCACCAACAAG ggcaTGGCCTTCTCCCTGAAGGAGAGGCAGATTCTGGGGCTGCACGGGCTGCTGCCCCCCAAGATCGAGACGCAGGACATCCAGGCCCTGCGCTTCCAGAGGAACCTGGACAAAATGACCGACCCCCTGGAGAA GTACGTCTACCTGATGGGGATTCAGGAGCGTAACGAGCGGTTGTTCTACCGCGTGCTGATGGAGGACATCGAGAAGCTGATGCCCATAGTGTACACGCCCACAGTGGGCCTGGCCTGCACGCAGTACGGCCACATCTTCCGCCGGCCCaa GGGCCTGTTCATATCCATCCTGGACCGCGGCCACGTCCGCTCCATCCTGGACAACTGGCCGGAGAGCAACGTGAAG GCGGTGGTGGTGACGGACGGCGAGCGGATCCTGGGCCTGGGGGACCTCGGGGTGTACGGCATGGGCATCCCCGTGGGCAAGCTCTGCCTGTACACGGCCTGCGCTGGCATTCGGCCCGAGAGCTGCCTGCCCGTCTGCATCGACGTGGGCACCGACAACGAG ACGCTGCTGAAGGACCCCTTCTACATGGGCCTGTACCAGAAGCGTGACCGCTCGCAGCTCTACGACGACCTGATCGACGAGTTCATGGAGGCGGTGGTGCAGAAGTACGGCCAGAGCACGCTCATCCAGTTCGAGGACTTCGGGAACCACAACGCCTTCCGCTTCCTGCGCAAGTACCGCGAGAAGTACTGCACCTTCAACGATGACATccaag GGACTGCGTCTGTGGCTCTGGCTGGACTGCTGGCTGCACAGAGGGCCATTGGGAAGCCCATCACCGAACACAGAGTCCTCTTCCTGGGGGCTGGAGAG GCCGCCCTGGGTATCGCCAACTTGATCGTCATGGCAATGATGGAGGGGGGCACGTCGCAGGCCGATGCCAGGAAGAAGATCTGGATGTTTGACAAGTACGGCCTGCTGGTGCAG GGTCGAGAACAGGCAACGGACAGCAACCAGGAGGCGTTTGTGCACCCCGGCCCGGGCGATGTTCAGAGCTTCCTGGACGCCGTCAACGTAATCAAACCGACCGCCATCATCG GTGTGTCCGGGGCCGGCCGACTCTTCACCAAGGAAGTGCTCACAGCCATGGGCTCTCTGAACGAGCGGCCAATCATCTTCGCCCTGAGCAACCCCACAACCAAGGCCGAGTGCTCTGCGGAAGATGCCTATACGttcacacag GGGCGGTGCCTGTTTGCGAGCGGAAGCCCGTTCGGCCCCGTAACCCTTAGCGACGGGCGCACTCTCACACCTGGACAGGGCAACAACGCCTACATCTTCCCCG GGGTGGCTCTGGCTGTGATCCTCAGTGGTGTCAGACACATCAGCGACACGGTCTTCCTGGAGGCCGCCAAG GTGGCGCAGTACCTGTACACCAAAGGCATGGCCTTCCACTACCCAGAGCCCCTGGACAAGGACAGCTACGTCAGGTCCACTGTGTGGAACACCCACTACGACTCCTTCCTGCCCGACGTCTTCGACTGGCCCACGCAGGCCCAGACGCCCCCCAACATCGAGTAG
- the elac1 gene encoding zinc phosphodiesterase ELAC protein 1, with protein MTMDLTFLGTGSAYPSPHRGASALVLRTEGDCWLFDCGEGTQTQLMKSQLKASRITKVFITHLHGDHLFGLPGLLCTVSLNLSPSQPPACVDIYGPRGLRHFLRVALSVSGSQLLFPYAVHELEPTADQCPPESQPAAAPDCSVGGSLHPQERPGRSIPLDAARDRYALLEDERFVVEAFRLFHRLPSFGFAVQERDRPGRLNTQLLRDLGVKPGPVYGRLKGGEAVTLESGRVLTPEEVLEEAVPGRKVCVLGDCSALVGEGPLRACQGADVLVHEATLADGHRERAVEHGHSTPGMAAAVARACQARKLVLYHFSQRYRPLSLRVEGDDDDDVVELRRQAEEALRDAGTEVVLADDFLTIPIPIKRLR; from the exons ATGACTATGGACCTGACGTTCCTAGGTACGGGTTCAGCATACCCGTCTCCGCACCGTGGAGCCTCAGCTCTCGTTCTCCGGACCGAGGGAGACTGCTGGCTCTTCGACTGCGGAGAAGGGACGCAAACGCAGCTGATGAAAAGTCAGCTTAAAGCCA GTCGGATCACCAAGGTGTTCATCACTCACTTGCATGGCGACCACCTCTTTGGACTTCCGGGGTTGCTGTGCACCGTCAGTCTCAACCTCAGCCCCTCGCAGCCTCCCGCGTGCGTGGACATCTACGGCCCCCGGGGCCTGAGGCACTTCCTGCGCGTGGCCCTGAGTGTGTCGGGCTCCCAGCTGCTCTTCCCCTACGCCGTGCACGAGCTGGAGCCCACCGCGGACCAGTGCCCGCCCGAGAGCCAGCCGGCCGCCGCGCCGGACTGCTCCGTCGGCGGGAGCCTGCACCCGCAGGAGCGCCCCGGCCGGAGCATCCCGCTGGACGCCGCCCGCGACCGCTACGCCCTCCTGGAGGACGAGCGCTTCGTCGTGGAGGCTTTTCGCCTGTTCCACCGCCTGCCGTCGTTCGGGTTCGCTGTGCAGGAGCGGGACCGGCCCGGGCGGCTGAACACGCAGCTGCTGCGGGATCTGG GGGTGAAGCCCGGGCCAGTCTACGGTCGGCTGAAGGGGGGCGAGGCGGTGACGCTGGAGAGCGGGCGCGTGCTGACCCcggaggaggtgctggaggaggccgTCCCGGGCCGGAAGGTGTGCGTGCTGGGCGACTGCAGCGcgctggtgggggaggggccgctGCGGGCCTGCCAGGGCGCGGACGTGCTGGTGCACGAGGCCACGCTGGCGGACGGGCACAGGGAGCGGGCGGTGGAGCACGGGCACAGCACGCCCGGCATGGCCGCCGCCGTGGCGAGGGCCTGCCAGGCGCGCAAGCTGGTGCTCTACCACTTCAGCCAGCGGTACAGACCGCTCAGCCTGCGCGTGGAGggcgacgacgacgacgacgtgGTGGAACTGAGGAGGCAGGCCGAGGAGGCGCTGCGGGACGCGGGCACGGAGGTGGTCTTGGCGGACGACTTCCTCACCATACCCATCCCCATCAAGAGGCTCCGCTGA
- the smad4b gene encoding mothers against decapentaplegic homolog 4: MSAANTPTSNDACLSIVHSLMCHRQGGESETFAKRAIESLVKKLKEKKDELDSLITAITTNGAHPSKCVTIQRTLDGRLQVAGRKGFPHVIYARLWRWPDLHKNELKHVKYCQFAFDLKCDSVCVNPYHYERVVSPGIDLSGLTLTSSGAGLMVKDEYDDPSATPGMEAHSVQTIQHPPGSWASPSESFGGSALLAPTDASGSAPSSAFPSVAAASATQSSLLSGTHGEGLLQMASGTGQGAQQNAFPPAPPATYHHNATSAWPRNSSFPPSMPHHQNGHLQHHPPMPHPHYCEYHPPMPHPHYSPDYWCSIAYFEMDVQVGETFKVPSTCPVVTVDGYVDPSGGDRFCLGQLSNVHRTEAIERARLHIGKGVQLECKGEGDVWVRCLSDHAVFVQSYYLDREAGRAPGDAVHKIYPSAYIKVFDLRQCHRQMQQQAATAQAAAAAQAAAVAGNIPGPGSVGGIAPAISLSAAAGIGVDDLRRLCILRMSFVKGWGPDYPRQSIKETPCWIEIHLHRALQLLDEVLHTMPIADPQPLD, translated from the exons ATGTCGGCCGCCAACACGCCCACAAGCAACGACGCCTGCCTGAGCATCGTGCACAGCCTGATGTGCCACCGGCAGGGCGGGGAGAGCGAGACCTTCGCCAAGCGCGCCATCGAGAGCCTGGTGAAGAagctgaaggagaagaaggacgAGCTGGACTCGCTCATCACCGCCATCACCACCAACGGGGCGCACCCCAGCAAGTGCGTCACCATCCAGCGCACCCTGGACGGCCGGCTGCag gtggCCGGGCGGAAGGGCTTCCCCCACGTGATCTACGCGCGGCTGTGGCGGTGGCCCGACCTGCACAAGAACGAGCTGAAGCACGTCAAGTACTGCCAGTTCGCCTTCGACCTGAAGTGCGACAGCGTGTGCGTGAACCCCTACCACTACGAGAGGGTGGTGTCCCCTGGGATTG ATTTGTCTGGACTGACACTGACCAGCTCTG gcgcCGGACTGATGGTGAAGGACGAGTACGATGACCCATCTGCCACGCCCGGCATGGAGGCCCACTCTGTGCAGACCATCCAGCACCCCCCCGGCAGCTGGGCCTCGCCCTCGGAGAGCTTTGGCGGCTCCGCCCTGCTGGCCCCCACCGACGCcagtggctccgccccctcctccgcctTCCCCAGCGTCGCCGCCGCGTCTGCAA cccagtccagcctGCTGTCTGGGACGCACGGCGAGGGGCTGCTGCAAATGGCCTCTGGGACGGGACAGGGCGCGCAGCAGAAcgccttcccccccgccccgcccgccacaTACCACCACA ATGCCACCTCCGCCTGGCCCAGGAACAGCAGCTTCCCGCCCAGCATGCCGCACCACCAGAACGGGCACCTGCAGCACCACCCGCCCATGCCCCACCCGCACTACTGTGAGTACCACCCGCCCATGCCCCACCCGCACTACT CTCCAGATTACTGGTGCTCCATTGCCTACTTTGAGATGGACGTGCAGGTGGGGGAGACGTTCAAGGTGCCCTCCACCTGTCCCGTGGTGACGGTGGACGGGTACGTGGACCCCTCCGGGGGCGACCGCTTCTGCCTGGGCCAGCTGAGCAACGTGCACCGGACGGAGGCCATCGAGAGGGCCAG GTTGCACATCGGAAAGGGGGTACAGCTGGAGTGCAAGGGCGAAGGGGACGTTTGGGTGCGTTGCCTTAGCGACCACGCCGTCTTCGTGCAGAGCTACTACCTGGACCGGGAGGCGGGGCGAGCTCCCGGAGACGCCGTGCACAAGATCTACCCCAGCGCCTACATCAAG GTGTTCGACCTGCGCCAGTGCCACCGGCAGATGCAGCAGCAGGCGGCCACCGCGCAGGCAGCGGCCGCCGCTCAGGCCGCCGCGGTCGCCGGGAACATCCCGGGCCCCGGGTCCGTCGGAGGCATCGCCCCCGCCATCA gcctCTCGGCGGCGGCGGGCATCGGCGTGGACGACCTGCGCAGACTCTGCATCCTGCGCATGAGCTTCGTGAAGGGCTGGGGGCCCGATTACCCCCGGCAGAGCATCAAGGAGACGCCCTGCTGGATCGAGATCCACCTGCACCGcgccctgcagctgctggacgAGGTGCTGCACACCATGCCCATCGCCGACCCCCAGCCGCTGGACTGA
- the LOC135233594 gene encoding RNA-binding protein MEX3B, whose translation MPSSTSLLEAEETESELPPLVVETFAGIGLDDHGTQCHTEPQEPLLHTRPASHFSLLGTVLDLQPLPLRKLPAEEDDLEEADEAVVEEADSNTLLAQAPVPGLGSVMLPGMEAAETVILYGGGLDDHTQQQVAGMMILPPVYGEPGFEVEHPALVRRKSVNTTECVAVPSSEHVAEIVGRQGCKIKALRAKTNTYIKTPVRGEQPVFVVTGRKEDVAMAKREILSAAEHFSLIRASRNKAGPLAGAGPGLPGTPTLAGQTTIQVRVPYRVVGLVVGPKGATIKRIQQQTHTYIVTPSRDKEPVFEVTGMPENVDRAREEIEAHIALRTGGCVEAAPDGDDFHYNGTDVSFEAGGPGPWPGAGGAATAAPANGCARMTSSYRNDSSSSLGSGSSDSYYGGGRAADYAPASPFNGNSNNNNNGGGSSGFWFGETLLPVGPDDMPPLEPTGLESLGVTAALPGPHQQQALWSPFEQGAPLFEGRGHAPRHDSQPGTPPRLSPTFPEGAEHPAARRVHSEPLSAQPPRFPPCGPAFSSSGDSTASGSPPDSAGSAGGYRARQDCIRCLESDIIAALVPCGHNLFCMECANRICQKPEPLCPVCQAPVTQAIRLRNI comes from the exons ATGCCCAGTAGCACATCTTTGTTGGAAGCCGAGGAAACTGAGTCGGAGCTCCCGCCACTGGTAGTAGAAACATTTGCCGGGATAGGCCTGGATGACCACGGCACCCAGTGCCACACCGAACCACAAGAGCCCCTTCTGCATACACGTCCTGCCTCCCACTTCAGTCTACTCGGCACCGTGCTGGACCTCCAGCCCCTACCACTTCGTAAACTGCCGGCGGAGGAGGATGACTTGGAAGAAGCCGATGAAGCGGTAGTGGAAGAGGCTGATTCCAACACGCTGCTAGCCCAGGCCCCGGTCCCCGGTCTAGGCTCTGTGATGCTACCCGGAATGGAGGCCGCGGAGACGGTCATACTGTATGGCGGAGGTCTTGACGACCATACCCAGCAGCAGGTTGCTGGTATGATGATTTTACCACCGGTGTACGGAGAGCCAGGATTCGAGGTCGAGCACCCGGCGCTCGTGCGGAGGAAGAGCGTAAACACTACGGAGTGTGTCGCGGTGCCCAGCTCGGAACACGTAGCCGAAATAGTCGGTAGACAGG GGTGCAAGATCAAAGCGCTGCGGGCGAAGACCAACACGTACATCAAGACGCCGGTGCGCGGGGAGCAGCCGGTGTTCGTGGTGACGGGGCGGAAGGAGGACGTGGCGATGGCCAAGAGGGAGATCCTCTCGGCGGCCGAGCATTTCTCCCTCATCCGGGCCTCGCGAAACAAGGCGGGGCCGCTGGCGGGGGCCGGCCCGGGCCTCCCCGGTACCCCCACGCTGGCGGGGCAGACCACCATCCAGGTGCGCGTGCCGTACCGCGTGGTGGGCCTGGTGGTGGGGCCCAAGGGCGCCACCATCAAGCGCATCCAGCAGCAGACGCACACCTACATCGTGACGCCGAGCCGCGACAAGGAGCCGGTGTTTGAGGTGACGGGCATGCCGGAGAACGTGGACCGCGCGCGGGAGGAGATCGAGGCGCACATCGCCCTGCGCACCGGCGGCTGCGTGGAGGCCGCGCCCGACGGCGACGACTTCCACTACAACGGCACCGACGTCAGCTTCGAGGCGGGCGGGCCCGGGCCGTGGCCCGGCGCCGGGggggcggcgacggcggcgccCGCCAACGGCTGCGCGCGGATGACGTCCAGCTACCGCAACGACAGCTCCAGCTCGCTGGGCAGCGGCTCCAGCGACTCGTACTACGGCGGGGGCCGCGCGGCCGACTACGCCCCCGCCAGCCCCTTCAAcggcaacagcaacaacaacaacaatggcggcggcagcagcgggTTCTGGTTCGGGGAGACGCTGCTGCCCGTGGGGCCGGACGACATGCCGCCGCTGGAGCCCACGGGCCTGGAGAGCCTGGGCGTGACGGCCGCGCTGCCCGGCCCTCACCAGCAGCAGGCGCTGTGGAGCCCCTTCGAGCAGGGCGCTCCCCTCTTCGAGGGCCGAGGCCACGCCCCGCGCCACGACAGCCAGCCCGGCACACCCCCGCGCCTCTCGCCCACCTTcccggagggggcggagcaccCGGCGGCCCGCCGCGTCCACAGCGAGCCGCTGAGCGCGCAGCCCCCCCGCTTCCCGCCGTGCGGCCCCGCCTTCTCGTCCTCCGGCGACAGCACGGCCTCCGGCTCGCCCCCCGACTCGGCCGGCTCGGCGGGGGGGTACCGCGCGCGGCAGGACTGCATCCGCTGCCTGGAGAGCGACATCATCGCCGCCCTGGTGCCCTGCGGCCACAACCTCTTCTGCATGGAGTGCGCCAACCGCATCTGCCAGAAGCCCGAGCCCCTGTGCCCGGTGTGCCAGGCACCCGTCACCCAGGCCATCCGTCTGCGCAACATATGa